The Spiroplasma clarkii genome has a window encoding:
- the cysS gene encoding cysteine--tRNA ligase, with protein MKLFDTLSQELHNLESDLKIYSCGPTVYNEIHIGNTRPLFLTDTLTRFLDYLNIKYTYLLNITDIDDKIINRAMDEGCSESELALKYSTAFFEVLKALNIKSPTKIIPISTKMDEMIKFIDQLVAKQVAYVVDGNVYFNIMNYSKEYGRLSKQNLEALEVGARKDVDTNKLNPLDFVLWKNTKKGIKWDSPWGPGRPGWHTECAVLIAEEFQSTIDVHVGGIDLKFPHHENERIQFLALKNQELARNWIYNGHLALEGEKMSKSLGNTITVTDYLKTNDPNQLRYIYLATNYSQPINIGTTILKQAHDWINKVLNLIKNVNLNTALNKYNIFENDQTNVLEIEFVNYMKDNLNTAMAISTIDKIIKEINTEIRANNLNRGKYELLLKMLDVLGFNFKITPIDNNLKEIIIAWKESLEKKDYNKADQLRQALIDKGVL; from the coding sequence ATGAAATTATTTGACACACTCTCACAAGAATTACACAATCTTGAAAGTGATCTAAAAATCTATTCATGTGGACCCACAGTTTATAATGAAATCCATATTGGAAATACTAGACCCTTGTTTTTGACTGACACATTAACAAGATTTTTAGACTACCTCAATATCAAGTATACATATTTATTAAATATCACAGATATTGATGACAAAATTATCAACAGAGCCATGGATGAAGGTTGTTCTGAAAGTGAATTAGCCTTAAAATATAGTACTGCTTTTTTTGAAGTGCTAAAAGCACTAAACATTAAGTCACCAACAAAAATTATCCCAATCTCAACTAAAATGGATGAAATGATTAAGTTCATTGATCAATTAGTGGCAAAACAAGTAGCCTATGTGGTTGATGGTAATGTTTACTTTAATATAATGAATTATAGTAAAGAATATGGGAGACTTTCAAAACAAAACCTTGAAGCCTTAGAAGTGGGGGCGCGAAAAGATGTTGACACCAATAAACTTAATCCCTTAGATTTTGTTTTATGAAAAAACACAAAAAAAGGAATTAAATGAGATTCACCATGAGGACCAGGTCGTCCAGGTTGACATACAGAGTGTGCAGTCTTAATTGCTGAAGAATTCCAATCGACAATTGATGTGCATGTTGGTGGAATTGATTTAAAATTTCCCCATCATGAAAATGAGAGAATTCAATTTTTAGCTTTAAAAAATCAGGAGTTGGCTCGAAATTGAATCTACAATGGACACCTTGCTTTAGAGGGTGAAAAAATGTCCAAGTCATTGGGAAACACAATAACTGTAACAGATTATTTAAAAACTAATGACCCAAACCAGTTACGCTATATTTATTTAGCAACTAACTACTCTCAACCAATAAACATTGGAACAACCATATTAAAACAAGCTCATGATTGAATTAATAAAGTGCTGAACCTAATTAAAAATGTAAACTTAAACACAGCACTTAATAAGTACAACATTTTTGAAAATGATCAAACCAACGTACTTGAAATTGAATTTGTAAATTATATGAAAGACAACTTAAATACTGCAATGGCAATTAGTACAATCGATAAAATAATCAAAGAAATTAATACCGAAATTAGAGCAAATAATCTTAATCGAGGTAAATATGAGTTACTCTTAAAAATGCTAGACGTTTTAGGATTTAACTTTAAAATCACACCAATTGATAATAATCTCAAAGAGATTATTATTGCTTGAAAAGAAAGTTTAGAAAAAAAAGATTACAACAAAGCTGATCAATTGAGACAAGCACTTATAGATAAGGGGGTGTTATAA
- the rlmB gene encoding 23S rRNA (guanosine(2251)-2'-O)-methyltransferase RlmB, whose translation MNYVYGKNAVENIILKYSQQIKKIYILKGTSFAPDVYKQIKSQNLVWESVDKHVLSTLFKEKVAHQGYAAEINEFKFSHIKDIIANDNQKHIILMLDRLQDPHNFGSIIRTASLLGIDGIVIQEHDQVGVTPAVYKVSAGTVYDTPIVKVANLSNAIRELKDNGYWIYATTLDEDAVDIQTLEFAKKTVLVVGNEGDGVMKKIQNNSDVKIKISTTNAIDSLNVSVATGILLYYVINQ comes from the coding sequence ATGAATTATGTTTATGGTAAAAATGCTGTTGAAAACATTATTTTAAAGTATTCACAGCAAATTAAAAAAATTTATATTTTAAAAGGAACCAGCTTTGCGCCAGATGTTTACAAACAAATTAAGTCACAAAACTTAGTTTGAGAAAGTGTTGACAAACATGTGCTGAGCACCTTGTTTAAGGAAAAAGTTGCCCATCAAGGTTACGCTGCAGAAATTAATGAATTTAAATTCTCTCACATTAAAGATATTATAGCAAATGACAATCAAAAGCATATCATTTTAATGCTAGATCGGCTTCAAGACCCTCATAATTTTGGTTCAATTATTCGAACTGCATCACTATTGGGAATTGATGGCATTGTTATTCAAGAGCATGATCAAGTAGGGGTGACCCCAGCAGTTTACAAAGTATCTGCTGGAACAGTTTATGATACACCAATTGTAAAAGTAGCGAACCTTTCAAATGCAATTCGAGAGTTAAAAGATAATGGCTATTGAATTTATGCCACAACTTTAGATGAAGATGCCGTTGACATTCAAACACTTGAATTTGCCAAAAAAACAGTTCTTGTTGTAGGTAATGAAGGAGATGGTGTTATGAAAAAAATTCAAAACAATTCAGATGTGAAAATTAAAATTTCTACAACCAATGCAATTGACTCACTAAATGTCTCTGTAGCAACAGGAATATTGCTGTATTATGTTATTAATCAATAG
- a CDS encoding sigma factor — protein sequence MNNILVKNALYELFAKMLPKLVEQELIQLAHDEFNIMRKACHTYTKIKITPDELLNVAFFSTVEALEKYDETRNIPITNFIKYITKQRVKDVIRSWYRKNEVDHFVHEYNNPNSDGASLYEQSIDIFSCLKYQQNRTREEISNLMVQYNEKTNSWVRTRCIELICENYSASYIRRKLFIKRREYELLRDDFFDFVRKYWNYDNIY from the coding sequence GTGAACAACATCCTTGTCAAAAACGCTTTATATGAACTTTTTGCAAAAATGTTACCAAAGCTAGTTGAACAAGAACTCATTCAACTTGCTCATGATGAATTCAACATTATGAGAAAGGCATGTCATACCTATACTAAAATTAAAATTACCCCAGATGAATTACTTAATGTTGCCTTTTTTTCAACAGTGGAAGCACTTGAAAAATATGATGAAACTCGTAATATACCAATCACAAATTTCATTAAATATATCACAAAACAACGTGTTAAAGATGTTATTCGGAGTTGATACCGAAAAAATGAAGTAGACCATTTTGTTCATGAATATAACAACCCCAACAGTGATGGGGCAAGTCTTTATGAACAATCAATTGATATTTTCTCATGTTTGAAATACCAACAAAATCGAACACGTGAAGAAATTAGCAATTTAATGGTACAATATAATGAGAAAACAAATTCTTGAGTAAGAACCCGCTGCATTGAGTTAATTTGTGAAAATTACTCAGCCTCATATATTAGAAGAAAACTCTTTATTAAAAGAAGAGAATATGAACTACTTCGCGATGATTTCTTTGATTTTGTAAGAAAATATTGAAATTATGATAATATATATTAG
- the rpmG gene encoding 50S ribosomal protein L33 — translation MAIGSKKKTILVCEDCLGRNYSIKKSTIAQKERVIVKKFCSTCNGRTTHKETR, via the coding sequence GTGGCAATTGGTAGTAAAAAAAAGACTATTCTTGTATGTGAAGACTGCTTGGGAAGAAATTATTCAATAAAAAAAAGCACAATAGCACAAAAAGAAAGGGTTATTGTGAAAAAATTTTGTAGTACCTGTAATGGAAGAACTACCCATAAGGAGACCAGATAG
- the secE gene encoding preprotein translocase subunit SecE translates to MSDKNKDKKKPTAEENAKAKLDKIQKKEAKKAEKSKRKEEMEELYSQLDPYRGLTKEQKIKKTKEIKIKKTKEKINIRLSLKEAPVKMLKEVNKIRWSNRKNLGQKFTWVITFLIIFGAFFYAIDTGLKYLFVLLKIV, encoded by the coding sequence ATGAGCGATAAAAACAAAGACAAAAAAAAGCCAACTGCTGAAGAAAATGCCAAGGCTAAATTGGATAAAATCCAAAAAAAAGAAGCTAAAAAAGCAGAAAAATCTAAACGTAAAGAGGAAATGGAAGAGCTTTACAGTCAACTTGATCCATACCGTGGGTTAACTAAAGAACAAAAAATTAAAAAAACTAAGGAAATAAAAATTAAAAAAACCAAAGAGAAAATTAACATTAGACTTTCTCTAAAAGAGGCCCCTGTAAAAATGTTAAAAGAGGTTAATAAAATTCGTTGAAGTAATCGTAAAAACTTAGGTCAAAAGTTTACTTGAGTTATCACTTTCTTAATTATTTTTGGAGCCTTCTTTTATGCAATTGACACAGGTTTAAAATATTTATTTGTCTTATTGAAAATAGTTTAG
- the nusG gene encoding transcription termination/antitermination protein NusG — protein sequence MMDNKLLELEEELDSYQGQWFVINCNSGHEERVKSDLLQKIETSGLEDRIFDIRISKMPFLGKGGKTVEKNKFPGYIFINMLMTDETWFIVRNTPGVTGFIGSSGKGAKPFPLSIEEVAKMLTDTTEVSGDNDCKGGSTERKEKILYEASFKINDVIVVKDGPFAGVEGQVIQMDYEKGIARVNLEYFGRITTTEFEFDNLELAYKD from the coding sequence ATAATGGACAACAAATTATTAGAATTAGAAGAAGAACTTGATTCGTACCAAGGACAGTGATTTGTCATCAACTGTAATAGTGGTCATGAAGAAAGAGTTAAAAGCGACTTACTTCAAAAAATTGAAACTTCTGGATTAGAAGACCGTATTTTTGATATTAGAATTTCAAAAATGCCTTTTTTGGGTAAGGGTGGTAAAACTGTTGAAAAGAATAAATTCCCCGGTTATATCTTCATTAATATGTTAATGACTGATGAGACATGATTTATTGTGCGGAACACCCCTGGTGTTACTGGATTTATTGGGTCATCTGGGAAAGGTGCTAAACCCTTCCCACTTTCAATTGAAGAGGTTGCCAAAATGTTAACCGATACAACTGAAGTTAGTGGTGATAATGATTGCAAAGGTGGCAGCACTGAAAGAAAAGAAAAGATTCTTTATGAAGCATCATTTAAAATTAATGATGTAATAGTGGTTAAAGATGGGCCTTTTGCTGGAGTGGAAGGTCAAGTTATCCAAATGGATTATGAAAAAGGAATTGCTAGGGTTAACCTAGAATACTTTGGTAGAATTACAACTACAGAATTTGAGTTTGACAACCTAGAGTTGGCATACAAAGATTAA
- a CDS encoding peptidylprolyl isomerase: MSEIIKIRICLTDGRTLNAELYPKLAPISVKNFVNLIKKDYFSGLIFHRVIPGFMIQGGGMTPDLIEKNDLNPIVGEFAINGRNKNATGLPHILGTLSMARTNVMNSATSQFFIVTGDAKFLDGQ, encoded by the coding sequence ATGAGTGAAATTATTAAAATTAGAATTTGTTTAACTGATGGCAGAACTTTAAATGCTGAATTATACCCAAAATTAGCACCAATTAGTGTTAAGAACTTTGTCAACTTAATCAAAAAAGATTATTTTTCAGGCTTAATTTTCCACAGAGTCATTCCTGGATTTATGATTCAAGGTGGAGGAATGACCCCTGATTTAATTGAAAAAAATGATTTAAACCCAATTGTTGGCGAATTTGCAATTAATGGGCGAAACAAAAATGCCACAGGGTTACCCCATATTTTGGGAACTCTCTCAATGGCACGAACAAATGTCATGAATAGTGCCACAAGTCAATTTTTTATTGTCACAGGAGATGCTAAGTTTTTAGATGGTCAATAG